In a single window of the Bradysia coprophila strain Holo2 unplaced genomic scaffold, BU_Bcop_v1 contig_111, whole genome shotgun sequence genome:
- the LOC119073051 gene encoding uncharacterized protein LOC119073051 codes for MGWVNSEARKYKQFVAFRICEILESSDQNEWRWIPSEHNVADEATKSKEIARLDSSSRWYKAPEFLYDKEEDWFKDQGDIEYFTENEVRPSFSIACREIIRPQIIDIERFSQWNRLVRAQAYALRFIFNVRHSQQERQFGPLVQQEILDAENHLYRRAQSDCFLDEIVVMKHNQNSPLKEQKDFEKSSILRTYSPYIDEDGVIRMRGRSDAATVLSHDTKRPIILPRRHRITRLIVDYYHRRYKHINHSTVLNEIQQKFIIPALRVVLKSIRTSCQKCKNLSAEPKIPEMAELPPGRLAAYTLPFTFVGIDFFGPIRVRNGRKTRNGPVIMEKRWVLLFTCLTTRAIWMEISHSLETNSCVMAIDNFISRKGQPKRVFCDNGTSFHGSEKELRDEFSKINQRDLAERFTSSEMEFRFNPPATPHMGGVWERLIRTVKSYLKQTMLTRCPNDEMLKNLIVSAENIVNSRPLTYVALESADEEALTPNHILLGSSNGRKPLGEFPDKDLARNAYKAVQILANNFWRRFVLEYMPTLTKRTKWFKQVEPIKVGGVVIVVDERNERNTWLKGIVEKLMPDKRGIVRQVMVRPAKGTRRRSVGKLAILDVKQPSAELVNQDQMGSVNGGENVGQHCSDDSTELQ; via the coding sequence ATGGGGTGGGTTAACTCCGAAGCTAGAAAGTACAAGCAGTTCGTGGCATTTCGAATATGTGAAATTCTGGAGTCATCAGATCAAAACGAATGGCGATGGATTCCGTCCGAACATAATGTCGCTGATGAGGCAACTAAATCAAAAGAGATCGCAAGATTGGATTCGTCATCTCGCTGGTACAAGGCTCCAGAGTTCCTGTACGACAAAGAAGAAGATTGGTTCAAAGACCAAGGCGATATCGAATATTTTACCGAAAACGAAGTGAGACCAAGCTTTTCAATAGCTTGTCGTGAAATCATTCGACCGCAAATCATCGACATTGAAAGGTTCTCTCAATGGAATCGGCTTGTTAGAGCTCAAGCATATGCTCTCagattcattttcaatgttcGCCATTCACAACAAGAACGTCAATTCGGGCCGCTGGTACAACAGGAAATCCTCGATGCCGAAAATCACTTGTATCGTCGTGCACAGTCAGATTGTTTTCTAGACGAGATAGTGGTAATGAAGCACAATCAAAATAGCCCGCTAAAAGAGCAAAAAGACTTCGAAAAGTCTAGTATTCTACGCACTTATTCACCATACATCGACGAAGACGGTGTTATTCGAATGCGTGGAAGAAGCGATGCAGCCACCGTGTTATCGCACGACACGAAACGTCCAATTATCCTTCCAAGACGTCATCGGATTACTCGTCTCATTGTGGATTATTATCATCGACGTTACAAACACATCAACCATTCTACTGTCCTCAAtgaaatccaacaaaaattcattataCCGGCTCTTCGTGTGGTCCTGAAAAGCATTAGAACATCATgccaaaaatgcaaaaatttatcgGCAGAACCGAAGATTCCCGAGATGGCCGAGCTTCCTCCTGGGCGATTAGCGGCGTATACTTTACCATTTACTTTCGTCGGAATAGACTTTTTTGGCCCGATAAGAGTTAGAAACGGAAGAAAAACGCGAAACGGTCCAGTGATCATGGAAAAAAGATGGGTTCTATTGTTCACTTGCTTAACGACACGAGCCATTTGGATGGAGATCAGTCATTCACTTGAAACGAATTCCTGCGTTATGGCCATCGACAACTTCATTTCGAGGAAAGGCCAGCCGAAGAGAGTCTTCTGCGACAATGGTACGTCGTTTCACGGTTCGGAAAAGGAGCTACGTGACGAAttcagtaaaataaaccaaagGGACTTGGCAGAAAGATTCACTAGTTCTGAGATGGAATTCAGATTCAATCCACCGGCTACTCCACACATGGGTGGAGTATGGGAACGTCTCATTCGCACGGTCAAATCATACCTTAAACAAACAATGCTAACCAGATGTCCTAACGacgaaatgttaaaaaatctAATCGTGTCGGCTGAGAATATCGTCAATTCAAGACCGCTGACTTACGTGGCATTGGAATCGGCTGATGAAGAAGCATTAACTCCGAACCATATCTTGCTTGGATCTTCGAATGGAAGAAAACCGTTGGGAGAGTTCCCCGACAAAGACTTAGCAAGAAACGCCTACAAAGCCGTACAAATTCTTGCGAATAATTTTTGGCGGCGATTCGTCTTGGAGTACATGCCAACACTCACCAAAAGAACAAAATGGTTCAAGCAAGTGGAGCCGATCAAAGTCGGTGGCGTCGTGATAGTAGTCGACGAACGGAACGAGCGTAATACATGGCTAAAGGGAATCGTCGAGAAACTTATGCCTGACAAAAGAGGAATTGTGCGGCAAGTTATGGTGCGACCTGCTAAAGGAACTCGTCGACGATCTGTTGGGAAGCTAGCCATTTTGGACGTCAAACAGCCCAGTGCCGAATTGGTTAATCAGGACCAAATGGGATCTGTTAACGGAGGAGAGAATGTTGGGCAGCACTGTTCTGATGACAGCACCgaattgcaataa